In Arachis stenosperma cultivar V10309 chromosome 1, arast.V10309.gnm1.PFL2, whole genome shotgun sequence, one DNA window encodes the following:
- the LOC130939900 gene encoding MLO-like protein 10 → MHASKCKMQFFMIISIACSLLWNGVMASSDSSGTGSELDQTPTWAVAGVCTVFILISIVLEKGLHKVGTWLNDRHKRALLEALEKVKAELMVLGFISLLLTFGQSYIVRICIPGSAADKLLPCKYAGSGDESSGKDQIHRKLLSEDGVYKCKEGYAPLISSNGLHQLHILIFFLAVLHVLYSAVTMLLGRLKIRGWKAWEAETSSHGYEFATDASRFRLTHETSFVKAHATFWTRNPVFFYIGCFFRQFYRSVGKADYLALRNGFISVHMAPGSKFDFQKYIKRSLEDDFKIVVGVSPVLWASFVIFLLLNINGWHAMFWASLIPVVIILAVGTKLQATLANMAIEITEKHAVVQGIPLVQGSDQYFWFGRPQLVLHLIHFALFQNAFQITYFLWIWYTFGFRNCFHADFKLAILKVVLGLGVLCLCSYITLPLYALVTQMGSTMKRSIFDEQTSKALKKWHMAVKKKHGERLGKSKARTLDDGSTIGSTVHSSGPMLHRFKTTGHSTRHTSSYEDHDDDEDYQSETELSPITPRSSLIVRVDNGDQQEEIARENRHPTVGEQTNNGFGG, encoded by the exons ATGCATGCCTCAAAGTGCAAAATGCAGTTTTTTATGATCATCAGCATAGCGTGTAGTTTGTTATGGAATGGTGTAATGGCGTCAAGTGATAGCAGTGGGACTGGGAGTGAACTTGATCAAACACCAACTTGGGCTGTGGCTGGTGTCTGCACTGTCTTCATCTTAATTTCCATTGTTCTTGAGAAGGGTCTTCACAAAGTTGGAACG TGGCTAAATGATAGGCACAAGAGGGCTCTGCTTGAAGCTCTTGAGAAAGTCAAAGCTG AGTTGATGGTTCTAGGCTTCATTTCTCTGCTTTTGACATTCGGGCAGAGTTACATTGTTAGAATTTGTATTCCTGGCAGTGCCGCGGACAAACTGTTGCCATGTAAATATGCAGGTAGCGGCGATGAGAGTAGCGGCAAAGATCAAATTCATAGGAAACTTCTATCAGAAGATGGAGTTTATAAATGCAAGGAG GGATACGCGCCGCTTATATCAAGCAATGGGTTGCACCAGTTACACATCCTCATATTCTTCTTGGCAGTTCTTCATGTGCTTTACAGTGCTGTCACAATGCTTCTTGGGAGACTGAAG ATACGCGGGTGGAAGGCATGGGAGGCAGAGACTTCATCTCATGGCTATGAGTTTGCTACTG ATGCTTCGAGATTCCGGCTAACTCATGAAACATCGTTTGTGAAAGCCCATGCAACTTTTTGGACTAGAAATCCCGTCTTCTTCTATATC GGTTGCTTCTTTAGGCAGTTTTATAGGTCTGTGGGTAAAGCTGACTACCTAGCTCTTCGCAATGGTTTTATCAGT GTCCATATGGCTCCTGGAAGTAAATTTGACTTCCAAAAGTATATCAAAAGATCCTTGGAGGATGACTTCAAGATAGTTGTTGGAGTCAG TCCTGTCCTCTGGGCGTCATTCGTCATTTTTCTACTACTAAATATTAATG GATGGCATGCTATGTTTTGGGCATCCTTAATTCCTGTCGTG ATAATTTTGGCTGTTGGAACAAAACTTCAAGCCACATTAGCAAATATGGCTATagaaatcacagaaaagcatGCTGTTGTCCAAGGGATTCCTCTTGTTCAGGGCTCTGACCAATATTTTTGGTTCGGTCGGCCTCAGTTAGTTCTTCATCTTATTCACTTTGCTTTGTTCCAG AATGCATTCCAAATAACATATTTCTTGTGGATATGG TACACTTTTGGGTTTAGAAACTGTTTTCATGCTGACTTCAAACTTGCAATACTTAAAGTAGTTTTAGG GCTTGGAGTGCTATGCCTATGCAGTTATATCACGCTTCCATTATACGCTCTCGTTACTCAG ATGGGCTCAACAATGAAAAGATCAATATTTGATGAACAAACATCTAAGGCGCTGAAGAAATGGCACATGGCTGTGAAAAAGAAGCATGGAGAGAGGCTAGGGAAGTCGAAGGCGCGAACCTTGGACGACGGAAGCACCATTGGTTCGACGGTGCATTCTTCAGGACCAATGCTACACCGCTTCAAAACCACCGGCCACTCGACACGGCACACTTCATCCTATGAGGACCATGATGATGACGAAGATTATCAATCTGAGACTGAATTGTCTCCCATTACTCCAAGATCAAGCTTGATAGTGAGAGTGGATAATGGTGACCAGCAAGAAGAAATAGCAAGAGAAAATAGGCACCCCACTGTGGGAGAACAAACCAATAATGGTTTTGGAGGTTAA